In the genome of Spirochaetia bacterium, one region contains:
- a CDS encoding MgtC/SapB family protein, which translates to MIFENLRDFTLYSAAIRLVSAMVCGGMIGVEREFKKRPAGFRTHMLICIGSALTTLTSQYIYVYLKLFTDLARLGAQVVAGMGFIGAGTIIITRKNNVKGLTTAAGLWTTAIIGLCLGAGYFEGGFLGTAIVLFAELVLSKIEYRRFKAYRETILYVETDRKGILKQVVEKLEQNGTKVVDIQMNGKNKKHVTRTFLTIRQSRTDEVAKLEQCIRGIEGVLFAETLSDN; encoded by the coding sequence ATGATATTTGAGAATTTGAGAGACTTCACCTTATATTCGGCTGCTATCCGCTTGGTCTCTGCCATGGTATGTGGCGGAATGATCGGAGTTGAACGTGAATTCAAGAAACGTCCGGCAGGCTTCAGGACCCATATGCTGATTTGCATTGGTTCTGCATTGACGACGTTGACAAGCCAATATATCTATGTATATCTGAAACTGTTTACGGATCTTGCACGTCTAGGAGCACAGGTCGTTGCTGGTATGGGCTTCATCGGTGCAGGGACTATAATCATAACAAGGAAAAACAACGTCAAAGGGCTGACTACCGCAGCAGGACTGTGGACGACTGCAATAATAGGGTTGTGTCTCGGTGCAGGTTATTTTGAAGGTGGATTCCTCGGAACTGCAATTGTATTGTTTGCCGAATTGGTCCTGTCAAAGATTGAATATCGCCGGTTCAAGGCTTATAGAGAAACCATTCTGTATGTTGAAACTGATAGGAAAGGGATACTTAAGCAGGTGGTTGAAAAGCTTGAACAAAACGGGACCAAGGTAGTTGATATCCAGATGAACGGAAAGAATAAAAAGCATGTTACGAGGACTTTCCTTACGATCAGGCAAAGCCGGACTGATGAAGTAGCCAAGCTTGAACAATGCATCAGGGGCATCGAAGGTGTGCTTTTTGCGGAAACATTGTCTGATAACTGA
- a CDS encoding LacI family transcriptional regulator, translating into MKKITIKDIAVEAGVSITTVSRVINGNYPVSDGVKDKVRRVMQEMDYHPNAIARSLRSNRTNLIALVIADLSNRFFMEIAKGLEYEISSLGYQLLIASSGGEPAKEKKIINALIEKQIDGLVVASSGGNTRELQKCLAFDIPLVLIDRPVEGIRTDQILWNDFEASYQLTDLLIKKGHRKIAIVNVTLSNPTGRNRLAAFKKALEDASVEIDDRYISASNFNRDEAYAFVYDLMSKPNPPTAFFCVNNIMLEGTLQALKDLGSRIYEDVSIVVFGDAECNRYISPKITVAYQDSLLMGRNAGILLSHRLEGKDGFSVSQLVLDAPIHEGGSVRSL; encoded by the coding sequence ATGAAGAAGATAACAATCAAAGACATAGCTGTTGAAGCAGGAGTTTCCATTACTACGGTTTCACGGGTAATCAATGGAAACTATCCTGTAAGTGATGGTGTCAAAGATAAGGTACGCAGGGTTATGCAGGAGATGGATTACCATCCGAATGCCATTGCCAGAAGCCTGCGGAGCAATCGGACCAATCTCATTGCATTGGTCATTGCTGATTTATCCAACCGTTTTTTCATGGAGATAGCAAAAGGGCTCGAATATGAGATTTCTTCATTGGGTTATCAGTTGCTGATTGCCAGTTCCGGAGGTGAACCGGCAAAGGAAAAGAAGATAATCAACGCCTTGATTGAGAAGCAGATTGACGGACTTGTCGTTGCCTCTTCAGGTGGCAATACAAGGGAATTGCAGAAATGTCTTGCTTTTGATATTCCCCTTGTGCTGATTGACCGACCTGTAGAAGGCATACGGACCGATCAGATACTATGGAATGATTTTGAGGCTTCATATCAACTTACTGATCTGTTGATAAAAAAGGGCCATCGGAAGATTGCAATCGTAAATGTTACACTTTCCAATCCGACAGGACGCAATCGTCTGGCGGCCTTCAAAAAAGCCTTGGAAGATGCTTCTGTTGAGATTGATGACAGATATATCAGCGCATCAAACTTCAATAGGGACGAGGCCTATGCGTTTGTGTACGACCTGATGAGCAAACCCAATCCGCCGACAGCATTTTTCTGTGTTAACAATATCATGCTTGAGGGTACGTTGCAGGCTCTCAAGGACTTGGGTAGCAGGATTTATGAGGATGTGTCAATTGTTGTTTTCGGTGATGCTGAATGTAACAGATATATCAGCCCCAAGATAACCGTTGCTTATCAGGACAGCCTTCTTATGGGACGGAATGCCGGCATACTCTTAAGCCACAGACTGGAAGGTAAGGATGGGTTTTCTGTTTCACAGTTGGTATTGGATGCACCGATACATGAGGGGGGATCGGTCAGGTCGCTCTGA
- a CDS encoding Cof-type HAD-IIB family hydrolase: MKKVSLIATDIDNTLLTREKELTPRTCKAIQAAVANGIHICFTSGRAPFALDFLQKEIGANILLGCYSGGMTLDNGHKVGSHPLEYASIREILKITRSLQCSVLAYSTDDCFSEKSGYWEKYESRITGHKTKLVDFESLIDDFERTDEPIYKLLLMDREEKQLDETIGIIKSSGIHVSQLKSSPYFDEINPPDVSKAVALQDMCAYFGIQLDETVAFGDYYNDIDIFKVAGHSFAMLNAPDEVKCHATDVTAYDCDHDGLAYEIERLIEGTCRQSV; this comes from the coding sequence ATGAAAAAAGTGTCATTGATTGCTACAGACATTGATAATACCTTGCTTACAAGGGAAAAAGAACTTACACCTCGGACTTGCAAGGCAATACAGGCTGCTGTGGCAAATGGAATTCATATTTGCTTTACCAGTGGGAGGGCTCCCTTTGCATTGGATTTCCTTCAGAAAGAAATCGGTGCGAACATACTGCTTGGATGCTACAGCGGTGGCATGACATTGGATAATGGGCACAAAGTGGGGTCCCACCCATTGGAGTATGCGTCGATACGGGAAATCCTAAAGATTACAAGAAGCCTGCAATGCAGTGTTTTGGCCTATTCTACTGATGATTGTTTCAGTGAGAAAAGTGGCTATTGGGAAAAATATGAATCGAGGATTACAGGGCATAAGACAAAGCTTGTTGACTTCGAAAGCTTGATTGACGACTTTGAAAGGACCGATGAGCCGATTTATAAATTGTTGCTGATGGACAGGGAAGAAAAGCAACTTGATGAAACCATCGGGATCATAAAATCTTCTGGTATACATGTCAGTCAGCTTAAATCTTCTCCATATTTTGATGAGATCAATCCCCCAGATGTAAGCAAGGCTGTTGCCTTGCAGGATATGTGTGCCTATTTTGGCATTCAGCTAGATGAAACTGTTGCCTTCGGTGATTATTACAATGATATCGATATTTTCAAAGTTGCCGGACACTCCTTTGCGATGTTGAATGCTCCTGATGAAGTCAAGTGTCATGCTACCGATGTAACGGCCTATGACTGTGACCATGATGGTCTTGCATATGAAATTGAGAGGTTGATCGAAGGAACCTGTAGGCAATCGGTGTAA
- a CDS encoding MgtC/SapB family protein, with the protein MLALGSLRDSNLQSLALRLFLGFIFSGTLGLSRNIKQRAAGMRTYILVCTGAILTMALSQYESTLVLTKWSAIHDQLGAGIDLSRYGAQVINGIGFLGAGTIILTGSSTVKGITTAAGLWASACMGLALGAGFYEGATIGYLLILSTIIFVPSIENKLLRYSRNMNIKIEIDSFKNLRKVIQKIKKLDISVLDMVIDVNSSVPNAIPSAILYLRTNKRADHRSIVMEMSEFDEIYKINEI; encoded by the coding sequence TTGCTCGCTCTTGGTTCTTTACGTGATAGTAACTTGCAGTCTTTGGCACTACGGCTGTTCCTTGGGTTTATTTTCAGTGGTACATTGGGGCTGTCGAGAAATATCAAACAACGTGCTGCAGGAATGCGCACGTATATATTGGTATGTACTGGGGCAATATTGACGATGGCGCTTTCGCAGTATGAATCTACCCTTGTGCTGACCAAATGGAGTGCAATACATGACCAACTGGGAGCAGGTATCGATTTAAGCAGATACGGGGCACAGGTAATCAACGGCATAGGTTTCCTTGGTGCCGGGACTATCATATTGACTGGATCAAGTACAGTAAAGGGAATTACCACTGCCGCAGGTCTCTGGGCTTCAGCTTGTATGGGACTTGCTCTGGGGGCAGGATTCTATGAAGGAGCTACCATCGGTTATCTGCTCATACTCAGTACGATAATCTTTGTTCCATCTATTGAAAACAAATTGTTACGTTATTCTCGGAATATGAACATCAAGATTGAGATTGATTCATTCAAGAATCTGAGGAAGGTGATTCAGAAAATCAAGAAGCTTGATATCAGCGTGCTTGATATGGTCATAGACGTCAATTCATCGGTTCCCAATGCCATTCCTTCTGCAATACTCTATCTGAGGACCAACAAAAGGGCAGATCATAGATCTATTGTCATGGAAATGTCTGAATTCGATGAGATATACAAGATAAATGAAATATAA
- a CDS encoding ABC transporter ATP-binding protein: protein MPEIEVIDVTKSYETKNGPFLALSPVSFSIEKNEFICVIGPSGCGKTTLLSMIAGLSRPSSGTIKVHDEAVTGPGKGKGVVFQQYALYPWLTVLENVGFGLKLKNVKKDEREAIARKYINIVGLDKFVDSFPKELSGGMKQRVALARAYATNPDVLLMDEPFGALDAQTRAQLQENLLETWQQERKTCFFITHDVDEAVLLATKVIIMSAGPGRVREIMPIDLPYPRNQETKLTSRYNEIKNNIWNKVYKEYLETAK from the coding sequence ATGCCTGAAATTGAAGTAATCGACGTAACAAAATCCTATGAGACAAAGAACGGGCCATTTCTTGCTTTGTCCCCAGTAAGCTTTTCCATCGAAAAGAATGAGTTCATCTGTGTAATCGGGCCTTCCGGATGCGGCAAGACGACGCTTTTGAGTATGATTGCCGGTTTGTCAAGACCGTCATCAGGCACCATCAAGGTGCATGATGAGGCTGTGACTGGTCCTGGTAAAGGCAAGGGAGTCGTTTTCCAGCAGTATGCGTTGTATCCATGGCTTACGGTACTGGAAAACGTCGGATTCGGTCTCAAGCTGAAGAATGTGAAAAAGGATGAACGTGAAGCCATAGCACGCAAATATATCAATATCGTCGGCCTTGATAAATTTGTAGATTCCTTTCCCAAGGAACTGTCCGGCGGTATGAAGCAGCGCGTTGCACTTGCCCGTGCGTATGCAACAAATCCAGATGTATTGCTGATGGATGAACCTTTCGGTGCCCTGGATGCCCAGACAAGGGCCCAATTGCAGGAAAACCTGTTGGAGACATGGCAGCAGGAACGCAAGACCTGTTTCTTCATTACACATGATGTCGATGAAGCTGTATTGCTTGCTACCAAGGTAATCATAATGAGTGCAGGTCCTGGACGTGTCCGCGAAATCATGCCGATTGATTTGCCTTATCCACGGAATCAAGAAACCAAGCTTACTTCCAGATATAACGAAATCAAGAACAATATCTGGAACAAGGTATATAAGGAATATCTTGAAACTGCCAAATAA
- a CDS encoding ABC transporter permease — protein MNNFKLQHKRLYSTLCLLLSIAVALLLWSGISSIHSISSVIVGPKAVFHSLVTNSASGYLWIQVRDSLFRVIVGFFLGFVFAIPVAFLLGWYEGFRTIVEPWIQFLRTIPPIALIPLVIALFGIGTSAKVAIIFFAVFLTMVVTIYQGVKNVDVTLIKAARVFDASDSQIFIHVVVPATIPYIFTGVRLGLASALTTLVAAELTGSATGLGTMIQQAGMYFRMDVVLMGIVVIGIIGFLLDKLVLFLEVKFTSWQEVRDNA, from the coding sequence TTGAACAATTTCAAGCTTCAGCATAAAAGGTTGTACTCAACACTTTGCTTGCTGCTGTCAATTGCGGTAGCCCTGCTGCTGTGGAGTGGCATATCTTCGATTCACAGTATAAGTTCAGTAATTGTCGGCCCCAAGGCTGTATTTCATTCCTTGGTCACCAACAGTGCATCGGGTTACCTTTGGATACAGGTACGTGACAGCTTATTCCGGGTCATTGTAGGATTTTTCCTAGGCTTTGTCTTTGCTATTCCTGTTGCTTTCCTTCTGGGATGGTATGAGGGATTCCGCACAATCGTTGAACCATGGATCCAATTCCTGAGGACCATTCCACCGATTGCCTTGATCCCATTGGTCATTGCCTTGTTCGGTATAGGAACAAGTGCCAAGGTTGCCATCATTTTCTTTGCAGTATTCCTTACGATGGTCGTTACCATCTACCAGGGGGTAAAGAATGTCGATGTTACTCTGATCAAGGCCGCACGGGTATTTGATGCTTCGGATTCACAGATTTTCATCCATGTGGTAGTCCCTGCCACTATTCCATACATCTTTACCGGCGTACGACTTGGACTGGCTTCTGCATTGACGACCCTTGTTGCCGCAGAACTTACAGGGTCGGCTACCGGCTTGGGGACAATGATACAGCAGGCCGGTATGTATTTCCGTATGGATGTGGTGCTTATGGGAATTGTAGTCATAGGTATCATCGGTTTCCTTCTGGATAAGCTTGTGCTGTTCTTGGAAGTGAAGTTTACATCATGGCAGGAGGTGAGGGACAATGCCTGA